In Dasypus novemcinctus isolate mDasNov1 chromosome 23, mDasNov1.1.hap2, whole genome shotgun sequence, the following proteins share a genomic window:
- the LOC101437184 gene encoding mastin-like, producing MLRLLLLALPCLGGSVLAFPARDPGAEPVGIVGGQDAPAGKWPWQVSLRKFNEHNGQWTHVCGGSLANRQWVLTAAHCVKSPRTNLGAWAVRVQVGQLKLYDNDRLTKVTQIILHPKYNVSLSAKGGADIALLKLEAPVALSKYVRAVTLPPAALSVPEMSCWVTGWGNIKSGHPLLSPWNLQQVEVPIVSNERCRRQYQQVDLPIREDMLCAGAKFRGPCQGDSGGPLVCNMKSTWLQVGVVSFGACCGLPNYPGVYARVSSYVPWIRQHVPLQP from the exons ATGCTGCGGCTGCTgctcctggccctgccctgcctggggggCTCCGTCCTCGCCTTCCCGG CCCGGGATCCAGGGGCCGAGCCTGTGGGCATCGTGGGGGGTCAGGATGCCCCCGCTGGCAAGTGGCCCTGGCAGGTCAGCCTGAGGAAATTCAATGAACACAACGGCCAATGGACGCACGTGTGCGGAGGCTCCCTCGCCAACCGCCAGTGGGTGCTGACCGCAGCCCACTGTGTTAAGTC CCCCAGGACAAATTTGGGAGCTTGGGCCGTTAGGGTCCAGGTGGGGCAGCTGAAGCTCTACGACAACGACCGGCTGACGAAGGTGACTCAGATCATCCTGCACCCCAAGTACAATGTCAGCCTGTCTGCCAAGGGGGGCGCGGACATCGCCCTGCTGAAACTGGAGGCCCCTGTGGCACTCTCCAAGTACGTCAGAGCTGTCACTCTCCCGCCTGCTGCTCTGAGTGTCCCTGAGATGTCCTGCTGGGTGACCGGCTGGGGGAACATCAAGTCTGGTC ATCCCCTGCTTTCCCCCTGGAACCTGCAGCAGGTGGAAGTCCCCATCGTGAGCAATGAGCGCTGCAGGAGGCAGTACCAGCAGGTGGACCTCCCCATCCGAGAGGACATGCTGTGTGCAGGCGCCAAGTTCCGGGGCCCCTGCCAG GGCGACTCGGGGGGCCCCCTGGTCTGTAATATGAAGAGCACCTGGCTCCAGGTGGGGGTGGTGAGCTTTGGGGCATGCTGTGGACTTCCCAACTACCCCGGAGTCTATGCCCGAGTGTCGTCCTACGTGCCCTGGATCCGCCAGCACGTCCCCCTGCAGCCCTGA